The following proteins are co-located in the Styela clava chromosome 15, kaStyClav1.hap1.2, whole genome shotgun sequence genome:
- the LOC120334190 gene encoding uncharacterized protein LOC120334190, whose translation MLLKGLYLVMTVATVYGNDLLDKARELRTCGRFEERKCNDDKAAVYYTLTNPGKCLTKECLLKPSTGYTEHPDRNPYVKFFPQKFSQKIIYTFDEIKAKTCGFQNQPCTCKQGDKCTCDNDRLKICKQKYRYERSYFLVINTAKQAITLTKPVVSHSTQQKPYHHQQYYNQQQAQMNSQPNSYSSYNNPAPSYNNPAPSNTNNKQGNNYDEWYSTRTGELPNYYPKPNMPRPQNVGGSSILNHLMMQKFMGGSKSGGNSGMMKWLLMSQMMNKQGTGQQQQQQVGYDTGNTAQNHASHTPGPNTQHKSNGRQKAAKHGTVFSPTMLYYMMKRNNKDSGSSGSKFLQMLPMLMGNNNLFGGQLELKSLWVQVPYDCKCEHREEQEYDDDEDDDDSIFSLIPYLLGGGGNPMTALMGGGGNSMAALMGGGGNPMAALMGGGGNPMAALMGGSGLGGNPLNVYSMLMNQNNNNDYGSPRSNSLPFLPY comes from the exons atGTTGCTGAAAGGACTGTATCTAGTGATGACTGTCGCAACTGTATATGGAAAT gACTTATTGGACAAAGCAAGAGAACTTCGAACATGTGGAAG ATTTGAGGAGAGAAAATGCAATGACGACAAAGCCGCAGTTTATTACACATTAACCAATCCGGGAAAGTGTTTAACGAAAGAATGCCTTCTAAAGCCAAGTACTGGATACACTGAACATCCTGACAGAAATCCTTACGTGAAATTTTTTCCTCAAAAATTCTCACAGAAAATTATCTACACTTTCGATGAAATAAAGGCTAAAACATGCGG ttttcaaaatcaACCATGTACCTGTAAGCAAGGAGACAAATGCACTTGTGACAACGATAGACTCAAAATATGCAAGCAAAAATATAGATATGAAAGAAGCTACTTCCTTGTAATTAACACAGCAAAACAAGCAATCACCTTAACAAAGCCAGTGGTTTCTCATTCTACACAACAGAAACCTTATCATCACCAGCAATACTATAATCAGCAACAAGCTCAGATGAATTCTCAACCCAACAGCTATTCATCGTATAATAACCCGGCTCCATCGTATAATAACCCAGCCCCAAGCAACACCaataataaacaaggaaataatTATGATGAATGGTATAGCACAAGAACAGGCGAACTTCCCAATTATTACCCCAAACCAAATATGCCGAGACCACAAAATGTCGGCGGCAGCTCGATCTTAAATCATCTTATGATGCAAAAATTTATGGGCGGTTCCAAATCTGGAGGAAATTCAGGTATGATGAAATGGTTACTCATGTCTCAGATGATGAATAAACAAGGCACtggacaacaacaacaacaacaagtcGGATATGACACCGGAAACACTGCTCAGAATCATGCTTCCCACACACCTGGACCAAATACCCAGCACAAATCCAACGGACGACAGAAAGCAGCAAAACATGGCACCGTGTTCAGTCCGACAATGCTTTATTACATGATGAAGAGAAACAATAAAGACTCCGGTTCCAGTGGAAGTAAATTTCTTCAAATGTTACCAATGTTAATGGGAAATAACAACTTATTTGGAGGTCAATTGGAACTCAAATCTTTGTGGGTGCAAGTACCATACGATTGCAAATGTGAACACAGGGAAGAACAAGAATATGATGATGACGAAGACGATGATGATTCCATATTTTCACTCATTCCATATTTGTTGGGAGGGGGAGGGAACCCTATGACAGCATTAATGGGAGGGGGAGGGAACTCTATGGCAGCATTAATGGGAGGGGGAGGGAACCCTATGGCAGCCTTAATGGGAGGGGGTGGAAACCCTATGGCAGCATTAATGGGTGGATCTGGTCTTGGTGGCAATCCACTTAATGTTTACAGCATGCTAATGAATCAGAATAATAATAATGACTATGGCTCCCCTAGATCAAATTCGCTTCCATTCTTACCATACTaa
- the LOC120334146 gene encoding uncharacterized protein LOC120334146, whose amino-acid sequence MTVAFVYGNDLLNKARVLRTCGRIEERKCNDDKAAVYYTLTNPGKCLTKECLLKPSTGYTEHPDRNPYVKFFPQKFSQKIIYTFDEIKAKTCGFQNQPCTCKQGDKCTCDNDRLKICKQKYRYERSYFLVINTAKQAITLTKPVVSHSTQQKPHHHQQYYNQQQAQMNSQPNSYSSYNNPAPSYNNPAPSNTDNGQGNNYDEWYSTRTGELPNYYPKQNMPRPQNVGGSSILNHLMMQKFMGGSKSGGNSGMMKWLLMSQMMNKQGTGQQQQQQVGYDTGNTAQNHASHTPGPNTQHKPNGRQKAAKHGTVFSPTMLYYMMKRNNKDSGSSGSKFLQMLPMLMGNNNLFGGQLELKSLWVQVPYDCKCEHREEQEYDDDEDDDDSIFSLIPYLLGGGGNPMTALMGGGGNPMAALMGGGGNPMAALMGGGGNPMAALMGGSGLGGNPLNVYSMLMNQNNNNDYGSPRSNSLPFLPY is encoded by the exons ATGACTGTCGCATTTGTATATGGAAAT gACTTATTGAACAAAGCAAGAGTACTTCGAACATGTGGAAG AATTGAGGAGAGAAAATGCAATGACGACAAAGCCGCAGTTTATTACACATTAACCAATCCGGGAAAGTGTTTAACGAAAGAATGCCTTCTAAAGCCAAGTACTGGATACACTGAACATCCTGACAGAAATCCTTACGTGAAATTTTTTCCTCAAAAATTCTCACAGAAAATTATCTACACTTTCGATGAAATAAAGGCTAAAACATGCGG ttttcaaaatcaACCATGTACCTGTAAGCAAGGAGACAAATGCACTTGTGACAACGATAGACTCAAAATATGCAAGCAAAAATATAGATATGAAAGAAGCTACTTCCTTGTAATTAACACAGCAAAACAAGCAATCACCTTAACAAAGCCAGTGGTTTCTCATTCTACACAACAGAAACCTCATCATCACCAGCAATACTATAATCAGCAACAAGCTCAGATGAATTCTCAACCCAACAGCTATTCATCGTATAATAACCCAGCTCCATCGTATAATAACCCAGCCCCAAGCAACACCGATAATGGACAAGGAAACAATTATGATGAATGGTATAGCACAAGAACAGGCGAACTTCCCAATTATTACCCCAAACAAAATATGCCGAGACCACAAAATGTCGGCGGCAGCTCGATCTTAAATCATCTTATGATGCAAAAATTTATGGGCGGTTCCAAATCTGGAGGAAATTCAGGTATGATGAAATGGTTACTCATGTCTCAGATGATGAATAAACAAGGCACtggacaacaacaacaacaacaagtcGGATATGACACCGGAAACACTGCTCAGAATCATGCTTCCCACACACCTGGACCAAATACCCAGCACAAACCCAACGGACGACAGAAAGCAGCAAAACATGGCACCGTGTTCAGTCCGACAATGCTTTATTACATGATGAAGAGAAACAATAAAGACTCCGGTTCCAGTGGAAGTAAATTTCTTCAAATGTTACCAATGTTAATGGGAAATAACAACTTATTTGGAGGTCAATTGGAACTCAAATCTTTGTGGGTGCAAGTACCATACGATTGCAAATGTGAACACAGGGAAGAACAAGAATATGATGATGACGAAGACGATGATGATTCCATATTTTCACTCATTCCATATTTGTTGGGAGGGGGAGGGAACCCTATGACAGCATTAATGGGAGGGGGAGGGAACCCTATGGCAGCATTAATGGGAGGGGGAGGGAACCCTATGGCAGCCTTAATGGGAGGGGGTGGAAACCCTATGGCAGCATTAATGGGTGGATCTGGTCTTGGTGGCAATCCACTTAATGTTTACAGCATGCTAATGAATCAGAATAATAATAATGACTATGGCTCCCCTAGATCAAATTCGCTTCCATTCTTACCATACTaa
- the LOC120334330 gene encoding uncharacterized protein LOC120334330, whose protein sequence is MRFLTIFVHCCVLAYCMALDVKNPNPLPECQMKNVPIKNPEYCQVTTPTNYCPTKKCRIKITKGFLSTDPPTEVDLIGGIYEAVDECEVYNKRCSLWVNDCTCQARVKMIWRKAKIQTKISREPAERYVRIRIPDGCICAKKTVILDDKIFKFPN, encoded by the exons ATGAGATTTCTGACGATCTTTGTTCATTGCTGTGTTTTAGCATATTGCATGGCTTTAGACGTGAAAAATCCGAATCCTTTACCAGAATGTCAAATGAAAAATGTTCC AATTAAGAATCCTGAATATTGCCAAGTTACAACCCCGACTAATTACTGCCCAACGAAAAAATGCAGAATCAAAATTACAAAAGGTTTTTTGTCAACTGATCCACCGACTGAAGTCGACTTGATTGGAGGTATTTACGAGGCAGTTGACGAGTGCGA GGTATACAATAAGAGATGCAGTTTATGGGTTAATGATTGTACATGTCAAGCGAGAGTCAAGATGATATGGAGGAAAGCCAAAATTCAAACCAAAATTTCCAGAGAACCAGCAGAAAGATACGTCCGCATCAGG ATTCCAGATGGTTGCATTTGTGCTAAAAAGACTGTCATACTGGATGACAAGATATTCAAGTTTCCAAATTAA
- the LOC120333594 gene encoding uncharacterized protein LOC120333594, whose product MRFLTIIVHCCVLAYCMALDVENPNPLPECQMKNVPIKNPEYCQVTTPTNYCPTKKCRIKITKGFLSTDPPTEVDLIGGIYEAVDECEVYNKRCSLWVKDCTCQARVKMIWRKAKIQTKISREPAERYVRIRIPDGCICAKKTVILDDKIFKFPN is encoded by the exons ATGAGATTTCTAACGATCATTGTTCATTGCTGTGTTTTAGCATATTGCATGGCTTTAGACGTGGAAAATCCGAATCCTTTACCAGAATGTCAAATGAAAAATGTTCC AATTAAGAATCCTGAATATTGCCAAGTTACAACCCCGACTAATTACTGCCCAACGAAAAAATGCAGAATCAAAATTACAAAAGGTTTTTTGTCAACTGATCCACCGACTGAAGTCGACTTGATTGGAGGTATTTACGAGGCAGTTGACGAGTGCGA GGTATACAATAAGAGATGCAGTTTATGGGTTAAAGATTGTACATGTCAAGCGAGAGTCAAGATGATATGGAGGAAAGCCAAAATTCAAACCAAAATTTCCAGAGAACCAGCAGAAAGATATGTCCGCATCAGG ATTCCAGATGGTTGCATTTGTGCTAAAAAGACTGTCATACTGGATGACAAGATATTCAAGTTTCCAAATTAA
- the LOC120334518 gene encoding uncharacterized protein LOC120334518, producing MRLLTIFVYCCVIAYCMALDVENPNPLPECQMKNVPIKNPEYCQVTTSTNFCPTKKCRIKITKGFLATDPPSEVDLIGGIYEAVDECEIYNKRCSLWVKDCTCQARVKMIWRKAKIQTKISREPAERYVRIRIPDGCICAKKTAILDDKIFKFPN from the exons ATGAGACTTCTTACGATCTTTGTTTATTGCTGTGTTATAGCATATTGCATGGCTCTAGACGTGGAAAATCCGAATCCTCTACCAGAATGTCAAATGAAAAATGTTCC AATTAAGAATCCTGAATATTGCCAAGTTACAACCTCGACTAATTTCTGCCCAACGAAAAAATGCAGAATCAAAATTACAAAAGGGTTTTTGGCAACTGATCCCCCGAGTGAAGTAGACTTGATTGGAGGTATTTACGAGGCAGTTGACGAGTGCGA GATATACAATAAGAGATGCAGTTTATGGGTTAAAGATTGTACATGTCAAGCGAGAGTCAAGATGATATGGAGGAAAGCCAAAATTCAAACCAAAATATCCAGAGAACCAGCAGAAAGATATGTCCGCATCAGG ATTCCAGATGGTTGCATTTGTGCTAAGAAGACTGCCATACTGGATGACAAGATATTCAAGTTTCCAAATTAA